Proteins from a genomic interval of Channa argus isolate prfri chromosome 11, Channa argus male v1.0, whole genome shotgun sequence:
- the acsl2 gene encoding long-chain-fatty-acid--CoA ligase 1, with product MHFQEWLRSLRTSAGLKGSESDDFWSLLPSLPLSSLSLSTSSLLGLGALASLTAYWLVTRPRPMRPPCDLQVQSVAVNGDPSCRRSALLKDDSLLDFYYEDTRTVYDMFQRGLKISGNGPCLGTRKPGQPYKWISYTEVAERAQVLGSGLLAKGCQPNPEQFVGIFAQNRQEWIITELACYTYSMAVVPLYDTLGMEAMVHILNLAEISLVMCDREEKAVSLLENKEKGETPKFSCLVLFNDFSDAFVERARKCKVEVLKLEQLMDLGRQNLKDPVPPQPQDLAVVCFTSGTTGKPKGAMITHGNIASNTSSVIKILEGSFEIQQKDVSISYLPLAHMFERMIQVSMFCHGARVGFYQGDISLLMDDIKTLKPTFLPVVPRLLNRIYDKILGSVTSPLRRALLNYAVRRKQAELRSGVLRNNSLWDKLVLNRIQASLGGNLRFGLTASAPISPTVLSFLRATLSCLIFEGYGQTECTAGCTFSMPGDWTTGHVGSPLPCAMVKLVDIPEMNYYAKNGEGEICIRGPSVFKGYLKDPEKTAEALDSDGWLHSGDVGQWLPNGTLRIIDRKKHIFKLSQGEYIAPEKIENVYMRCFPVLQVFVHGDSLQSYLIGIVVPDPEVFVNWAKEQGFVGSHEELCQNPNVKNAVLEDMKAVGKEAGLKSFEQVKDIHLHPEVFSVANGLLTPTLKSRRVDIRRVFQNQISNMYSKTAI from the exons atGCATTTCCAGGAGTGGTTACGGTCACTTCGCACCAGTGCTGGACTGAAAGGGTCTGAATCAGATGACTTCTGGAGTCTTCTAccatctctgcctctgtcctccctgtctctgtcGACCTCCTCTCTGCTGGGTTTAGGAGCCCTTGCCTCCCTCACCGCATACTGGTTGGTGACCCGTCCTAGACCCATGCGTCCTCCCTGTGATCTGCAAGTCCAGTCTGTAGCTGTCAAC GGAGATCCCAGCTGCAGGCGATCTGCCCTTCTTAAAGATGATTCACTGCTGGATTTTTACTACGAGGACACCAGGACAGTCTATGACATGTTCCAGAGAGGCCTGAAGATCTCAG GAAATGGCCCTTGTCTTGGCACCAGGAAGCCAGGTCAGCCCTACAAGTGGATTTCCTACACTGAG GTGGCTGAGCGGGCACAGGTGCTTGGCTCTGGTTTGTTGGCTAAAGGCTGCCAGCCAAACCCGGAGCAATTCGTTGgcatttttgcacagaacagACAAGAG TGGATTATCACTGAGCTGGCCTGCTACACTTACTCCATGGCAGTGGTGCCTCTGTATGACACACTTGGGATGGAGGCCATGGTCCACATACTTAACCTGG CGGAGATCTCTCTAGTGATGTGTGACCGGGAAGAGAAGGCGGTGTCTCTGTTAGAAAACAAGGAGAAAGGCGAGACTCCGAAGTTCTCCTGTCTGGTTCTCTTTAACGATTTTAGCGATGCCTTCGTGGAGAGGGCGAGGAAGTGCAAGGTGGAGGTTTTGAAACTGGAGCAGCTCATG GACCTGGGAAGGCAAAACCTCAAAGATCCTGTG CCGCCCCAGCCCCAGGATCTGGCCGTGGTTTGCTTCACCAGTGGAACCACAG GGAAGCCCAAGGGAGCCATGATCACCCACGGCAACATTGCCTCCAACACTTCCTCTGTCATTAAGATCCTGGAG gGTTCGTTTGAAATCCAGCAAAAGGATGTGTCAATCTCTTACTTGCCGCTTGCCCACATGTTTGAGAGGATGATTCAG GTCTCTATGTTCTGCCATGGGGCCAGAGTGGGATTCTACCAAGGGGACATTTCTCTTCTTATGGATGACATCAAAACTCTCAAACCTACCTTCCTTCCTGTTGTGCCTCGTCTACTTAATCGCATTTATGACAAG ATCCTGGGTTCTGTGACCTCTCCGTTGCGACGGGCTTTGCTTAACTATGCTGTGAGGAGAAAGCAGGCAGAGCTTAGAAGCGGGGTTTTACGTAACAACAGCCTGTGGGACAAACTAGTCTTGAACAGGATTCAG GCCAGCTTGGGAGGTAATCTAAGGTTTGGCCTGACTGCTTCAGCACCCATCTCCCCCACTGTGCTGTCCTTCCTCAGAGCCACTCTCAGCTGCCTTATATTTGAGGGTTATGGTCAAACAGAGTGCACTGCAGGCTGCACGTTTTCTATGCCAGGAGACTGGACCACAG GTCACGTTGGTTCTCCTTTGCCTTGTGCTATGGTGAAGCTGGTTGACATCCCTGAGATGAACTACTATGCTAAGAatggagagggagag ATTTGCATCCGTGGCCCCAGTGTTTTTAAAGGCTACCTGAAAGACCCAGAAAAGACAGCTGAAGCCTTAGACAGCGATGGCTGGCTGCACAGTGGCGACGTGGGCCAGTGGCTTCCA AATGGGACACTACGCATCATTGATAGAAAAAAGCACATCTTCAAGTTATCCCAGGGGGAGTACATCGCTccagagaaaatagaaaatgtctACATGCGATGCTTTCCTGTTCTCCAGGTGTTTGTGCATGGAGATAGTTTACAG tcttATCTCATAGGCATAGTTGTCCCTGACCCAGAGGTGTTTGTGAATTGGGCAAAAGAGCAAGGTTTTGTCGGATCCCATGAGGAGCTGTGCCAGAATCCT AATGTAAAGAATGCAGTTTTAGAGGACATGAAAGCTGTGGGGAAGGAAGCAGGGCTGAAGTCATTCGAACAA GTAAAAGACATTCACCTGCATCCAGAGGTTTTTAGTGTTGCCAATGGACTTCTCACTCCCACCCTGAAAAGCAGGCGTGTTGACATCCGCAGAGTCTTTCAGAACCAGATATCAAACATGTACAGCAAGACGGCCATTTAA